A genomic segment from Brevundimonas sp. SORGH_AS_0993 encodes:
- a CDS encoding HD domain-containing protein, with amino-acid sequence MTYPVDADAFVSELSDLFIRLGGLHYGEDVTQLEHAVQTAHHARVDGAPDALIAAALLHDVGHMMQKAGEDAADRGIDTRHEHISAGYLARAFGPEVTEPVRLHVAAKRCLAATAPGYVDRLSVASLQSLALQGGPMTSAEVEEFMALPAAESALRLRRYDELGKAQGVVVAGFEAYRALLCDLIERTAQADLSFQRMGVVE; translated from the coding sequence ATGACCTATCCCGTGGATGCTGACGCCTTCGTCTCAGAACTGTCGGACCTGTTCATCCGGCTGGGCGGCCTGCATTACGGCGAAGACGTCACCCAGTTGGAGCATGCAGTGCAGACGGCGCACCATGCGCGGGTCGACGGCGCGCCGGACGCCCTGATCGCGGCGGCTCTGCTGCATGATGTCGGCCACATGATGCAAAAGGCTGGCGAAGATGCGGCCGACCGGGGCATCGACACCCGGCATGAACACATCAGCGCCGGCTATCTGGCGCGCGCATTCGGTCCCGAAGTGACCGAGCCAGTCCGGCTGCACGTCGCGGCCAAGCGGTGTCTGGCGGCGACTGCGCCCGGCTACGTCGATCGACTCAGCGTCGCCTCGCTTCAGAGTCTGGCCTTGCAGGGCGGCCCGATGACCTCCGCCGAAGTAGAGGAATTCATGGCCTTGCCGGCGGCCGAATCCGCGCTTCGGCTGCGCCGATACGACGAATTGGGCAAGGCTCAGGGCGTCGTGGTCGCCGGCTTCGAGGCCTATCGCGCGCTTCTCTGCGATCTGATCGAGCGCACGGCGCAAGCTGATTTGTCATTTCAACGAATGGGGGTTGTTGAATGA
- a CDS encoding phosphocholine-specific phospholipase C, translating into MPKDRRSFLRGALGGVAAGATLNLLPATVRKAMAIPANNATGTLMDVEHVVIFMQENRAFDHYFGTLNGVRGFGDPRPQRLPGGANVWRQPSDQHPDGFVIPFHGDSRTTDAYTVDGSDQGHKAAVTIVNGGRYDRWGRSGELHKRMAYYKASDLPFYYALASAFTVCDAYHCSTLTQTYPNRLHLWTGCNGGGKVGGDPEMSNYGEDETPSADMAEDKSMAYGPHDWTTYAERLQAAGVSWKVYQEYDNFGDNILSVFKPFRPCPKDSPLYERGRSWVSEDKTGADRTRSDGEQLVEAFRADIAGGRLPQVSWIVTAADLSEHPQAEPSKGEHVCAKLIEALVDHPEVFSKTIFIVNYDEAGGFYDHIQPPMPPLTPDQGHSTVSVAGEAKVYGADADPDHRGAHPLGLGVRVPAIVVSPWSRGGFVCSEVFDHTSTLRFLEKRFGVREDNISDWRRTVCGDLTSAFDFARPNQDWATLSLPATADYMLRAARSKVSPSLQIPENQSPAVQDGPQRGARPLPYDLGAQARVAEGAVWIDLINRGRAGAVFQVFDSTDRAGPWRFTLAAGEAYAAGHWNHGAPGPYDLTVHGPNGFYRRFAGDASRPQPQVTVAADVKGVLTVGLTSDVEGSVMAVLDMDPAYPLSEGEARRRLPLHPGLEARAVWDLRGSDHWYDLTVTLAGDPGFIQRLAGHVETGAPSRTDPAIGRMRL; encoded by the coding sequence ATGCCAAAAGATCGTCGGTCTTTCCTGCGAGGAGCCCTGGGGGGCGTGGCGGCCGGTGCGACGCTGAATCTGCTGCCGGCGACGGTGCGCAAGGCGATGGCCATTCCCGCCAACAACGCCACCGGCACCCTGATGGATGTCGAGCATGTGGTTATCTTCATGCAGGAGAACCGAGCCTTCGATCACTATTTCGGGACGCTCAACGGCGTGCGCGGCTTCGGCGATCCCCGCCCGCAGCGCCTGCCCGGCGGGGCCAACGTCTGGCGTCAGCCCAGCGACCAGCACCCGGACGGTTTCGTCATCCCTTTCCATGGGGATTCGCGCACCACCGACGCCTATACGGTCGACGGCTCGGATCAGGGACACAAGGCCGCCGTCACCATCGTCAACGGAGGGCGTTATGATCGCTGGGGCCGTTCCGGCGAACTGCACAAGCGGATGGCCTATTACAAGGCCTCGGACCTGCCCTTCTACTACGCCCTGGCCAGCGCCTTCACCGTCTGCGACGCCTATCACTGCTCGACGCTGACACAGACCTATCCGAACCGGCTCCATCTGTGGACCGGCTGCAACGGCGGAGGGAAGGTCGGGGGCGACCCGGAGATGAGCAACTACGGCGAGGACGAGACGCCCAGCGCCGACATGGCCGAAGACAAGTCCATGGCCTACGGTCCGCACGACTGGACCACCTATGCCGAAAGACTTCAGGCGGCGGGCGTCAGCTGGAAAGTCTATCAGGAGTACGACAATTTCGGCGACAATATCCTGTCGGTGTTCAAGCCGTTCAGGCCATGCCCGAAGGACTCGCCCCTATATGAGCGCGGCCGATCCTGGGTGTCGGAAGACAAGACCGGCGCGGACCGCACCCGTTCGGACGGGGAGCAGTTGGTGGAGGCCTTCCGCGCCGACATCGCTGGGGGACGTTTGCCCCAGGTGTCCTGGATCGTCACGGCGGCGGATCTGTCGGAACATCCCCAGGCCGAACCGTCCAAAGGAGAGCACGTCTGCGCCAAGCTGATCGAAGCCCTGGTCGATCATCCCGAGGTCTTCTCCAAGACCATCTTCATCGTCAACTATGACGAGGCCGGGGGCTTCTACGATCACATACAGCCCCCGATGCCGCCGCTGACGCCGGATCAGGGTCACAGCACCGTCTCGGTCGCCGGCGAGGCCAAGGTCTATGGCGCCGACGCCGATCCCGACCACCGCGGCGCCCATCCCCTGGGTCTTGGCGTTCGGGTGCCCGCCATCGTGGTCTCGCCATGGAGCCGCGGCGGATTCGTCTGTTCGGAGGTGTTCGACCACACCTCGACGCTTCGGTTCCTGGAAAAACGCTTCGGCGTCCGTGAGGATAACATCAGTGACTGGCGCAGAACCGTCTGCGGCGACCTGACCTCCGCCTTCGACTTCGCGCGCCCGAACCAGGATTGGGCCACCCTGTCGCTGCCCGCCACGGCCGACTACATGCTGCGGGCCGCCCGGTCCAAGGTCTCGCCTAGCCTGCAGATTCCCGAAAACCAGAGTCCGGCCGTCCAGGACGGGCCGCAACGCGGCGCACGGCCCTTGCCCTATGATCTGGGCGCTCAGGCGCGGGTCGCCGAAGGGGCGGTGTGGATCGATCTCATAAACCGTGGTCGGGCCGGCGCCGTCTTTCAGGTGTTCGACAGCACCGATCGGGCTGGGCCGTGGCGCTTCACCCTCGCCGCCGGCGAAGCCTATGCGGCGGGTCACTGGAACCACGGCGCGCCGGGCCCCTATGATCTGACGGTTCACGGTCCCAACGGCTTCTATCGCCGGTTCGCCGGCGACGCTTCTCGACCTCAGCCCCAGGTGACGGTCGCCGCTGACGTCAAGGGGGTGCTGACCGTCGGTCTTACGAGCGACGTCGAGGGTTCGGTCATGGCGGTTCTGGACATGGACCCGGCCTATCCCCTGTCTGAAGGCGAGGCGCGTCGTCGGCTACCTCTGCATCCCGGCTTGGAAGCGCGTGCGGTCTGGGATCTGCGCGGCAGCGACCACTGGTACGACCTGACCGTGACCCTGGCGGGCGACCCCGGCTTCATCCAGCGCCTGGCGGGCCATGTGGAGACCGGCGCCCCAAGCCGCACCGATCCCGCCATCGGCCGCATGCGTCTGTGA
- a CDS encoding UTRA domain-containing protein produces the protein MGQPDSLHYLGVRDTIAARIAGGELRPGERLPSERQLQVGGGVARGTIREALFQLEAEGIIYRKDRSGWYVSPPPIVYDPTRWEGFMSYVEAQGRSPTTETLSKTAIACTPALSSVFGRPIGAPLYRIRRRRSVDGRAVLVETIVVDAAMAPDLLSHPLDGSLTSVLKSTYNIAVARNRVDMQPCALTRDEAEALQVKSGLPGLNVVRTSFDAQGQVVEFDREYWRHDALKISVDIRVR, from the coding sequence ATGGGTCAGCCGGATAGTCTCCATTACCTCGGGGTGCGCGACACCATCGCCGCGCGGATCGCGGGGGGAGAATTGAGGCCTGGCGAACGCCTGCCCTCCGAACGTCAGCTGCAGGTCGGCGGCGGTGTGGCCCGCGGCACCATCCGCGAGGCCCTGTTTCAGCTTGAAGCCGAGGGGATCATCTATCGGAAGGACCGCAGCGGCTGGTACGTCTCGCCCCCGCCCATCGTCTATGATCCGACACGGTGGGAAGGCTTCATGTCCTATGTCGAGGCGCAGGGACGCAGTCCGACGACCGAGACGCTGAGCAAGACCGCAATCGCCTGCACCCCGGCGCTTTCCTCCGTCTTCGGCCGTCCGATCGGCGCCCCGCTGTACCGCATCCGCCGCCGCCGTTCCGTCGATGGCCGTGCGGTTCTGGTCGAGACCATCGTCGTTGACGCCGCCATGGCCCCAGACCTGCTCAGTCATCCGCTGGACGGCTCACTGACCAGCGTCCTAAAATCCACCTACAATATCGCCGTGGCCCGCAACCGGGTGGACATGCAGCCCTGCGCCCTGACCCGAGACGAGGCCGAGGCGCTGCAGGTCAAGTCCGGCCTGCCCGGTCTGAACGTGGTCCGGACCAGCTTTGACGCCCAGGGACAGGTGGTCGAGTTCGACCGCGAGTACTGGCGCCACGACGCCCTGAAGATCAGCGTCGACATCCGGGTGCGTTAG
- the phnX gene encoding phosphonoacetaldehyde hydrolase, which translates to MTSLRDRFDMVVFDWAGTMVDFGSRAPVLALMEAFAILGVPVTEDEARRDMGRAKADHVCALFEQPRVSDAWRTAHGATPDFGAVERVMTELQTPMIRMARETADLIPGGVDVVARLRQEGLKIASCTGYTREMMQAILPRAADQGYAPDLVVCAHETAQGRPSPLMIYKACADLGVWPLSRVVKVDDAEVGVAEGRNAGCFTVGVAASGNLTGLTAQGLAELDSDERAARLAAAAGRLRESGADLVIDTVADLIPALEAETARLTA; encoded by the coding sequence ATGACCTCCCTCCGCGATAGATTCGACATGGTCGTCTTCGACTGGGCTGGCACCATGGTCGATTTCGGCAGCCGGGCGCCCGTTCTGGCCCTGATGGAGGCGTTCGCCATCCTGGGCGTCCCCGTGACCGAGGACGAGGCGCGCCGCGACATGGGCCGGGCCAAGGCCGATCATGTGTGCGCCTTGTTCGAACAGCCGCGTGTCAGTGACGCCTGGCGCACGGCTCACGGCGCGACCCCGGATTTTGGGGCTGTCGAGCGGGTCATGACCGAACTCCAGACGCCGATGATCCGAATGGCCCGAGAGACGGCGGACCTGATCCCCGGTGGCGTCGATGTCGTCGCCCGGCTGCGGCAAGAAGGCCTGAAGATCGCCTCATGCACCGGCTATACCCGCGAGATGATGCAGGCGATCCTGCCCCGCGCGGCGGATCAGGGTTACGCGCCCGATCTGGTGGTCTGCGCCCATGAGACGGCCCAGGGGCGCCCGTCGCCCCTGATGATCTACAAGGCTTGCGCCGATCTGGGCGTCTGGCCCCTTTCGCGGGTGGTCAAGGTGGACGACGCCGAGGTGGGCGTCGCCGAGGGGCGCAACGCCGGCTGTTTCACCGTGGGGGTCGCGGCGTCCGGCAATCTGACAGGACTGACGGCCCAAGGCCTGGCGGAACTGGACTCGGATGAGCGGGCGGCCCGACTGGCCGCCGCCGCCGGCCGATTACGCGAGTCGGGAGCAGATCTGGTCATCGACACCGTCGCGGATCTGATCCCCGCCCTGGAGGCCGAGACGGCGCGGCTGACCGCCTGA
- a CDS encoding TIGR03364 family FAD-dependent oxidoreductase — protein MARRYQVAVVGAGIVGLACALAAARRGLSVVVIDRDAQANGASIRNFGFVTVTGQPRGNIWSRAHRTRAVWDEIACEADVSILQRGLWLPVRRPEAAAVLEAFMATEMGEGCRLMTAGEARARAPEIIGPDTVAALWSPHDLRVDSRSAIPRLAAWLAARFGVEFLRQTAVQAVEPPRVLTSRGIIEAERIVVCPGDDLVSLFPDYMTDAGLARCKLQMMRLASPGFVLPAPIMSDLGLVRYGGYADLPEAAALRARLEAEQGQALADGVHLIAVQDADGALVVGDSHHDAATPDPFASAAVDQLILDEWHAATGRPAPAVLQRWTGTYAYGPKADLIAAPHPDVRLALITAGNGASTGFAFGEAVISDLFQETFKP, from the coding sequence ATGGCGAGACGTTATCAGGTCGCCGTGGTGGGCGCGGGAATCGTCGGCCTGGCCTGCGCCCTGGCGGCTGCACGGCGGGGTTTGTCGGTCGTGGTGATCGATCGCGACGCACAAGCCAACGGCGCCTCCATCCGCAATTTCGGCTTCGTCACCGTCACGGGCCAGCCTCGGGGGAACATCTGGAGCCGGGCGCATCGTACCCGCGCCGTCTGGGACGAGATTGCGTGCGAGGCGGACGTGTCGATCTTGCAACGCGGTCTGTGGCTGCCGGTCCGCCGTCCCGAGGCCGCCGCCGTGCTGGAAGCCTTCATGGCCACCGAAATGGGCGAAGGCTGTCGGCTGATGACGGCGGGCGAGGCAAGGGCGCGCGCACCGGAGATCATCGGCCCCGACACCGTCGCCGCCCTGTGGAGCCCGCACGACCTGCGCGTGGACTCGCGCTCGGCCATACCCCGGTTGGCCGCCTGGCTGGCGGCCCGCTTCGGCGTGGAGTTCTTGCGTCAGACCGCCGTTCAGGCGGTCGAGCCGCCGCGCGTCCTGACCAGCCGGGGGATTATAGAGGCCGAGCGGATCGTGGTCTGTCCCGGCGACGATCTGGTCAGCCTGTTCCCCGACTATATGACCGACGCGGGTCTGGCGCGGTGCAAGCTTCAGATGATGCGGCTAGCGTCGCCCGGTTTCGTCCTACCAGCCCCGATCATGTCGGACCTCGGCCTTGTCCGTTACGGCGGTTACGCCGATTTGCCGGAGGCGGCCGCCCTGCGTGCGCGCCTGGAAGCGGAGCAGGGCCAGGCCCTGGCCGACGGCGTCCATCTGATCGCGGTGCAAGACGCCGACGGGGCTCTGGTCGTCGGCGACAGTCATCATGACGCCGCCACCCCCGATCCCTTCGCCAGTGCGGCGGTCGATCAACTGATACTGGACGAATGGCATGCCGCAACAGGGCGACCAGCGCCAGCGGTTCTCCAGCGTTGGACCGGAACCTACGCCTACGGGCCGAAGGCCGATCTGATCGCGGCGCCGCACCCTGACGTGCGCCTGGCCCTCATTACAGCCGGCAACGGCGCTTCCACCGGTTTCGCCTTCGGCGAGGCGGTGATTTCAGACCTGTTTCAGGAAACCTTCAAACCATGA
- a CDS encoding DUF5690 family protein, protein MKRIRSWLAQAKPVVFVLFAGLAGFCAYFSMYAFRKPFTAATFDVVPGWDFALDYKIALVIAQVAGYALSKLIGVKVIAEMKAQRRALAIVLLIGASWIALVLFAVMPAPWNVAALFLNGLPLGLIWGLVFGFMEGRRTSEVLGAILCASFILSSGVVKSVGKVLIEHNHISAFWMPAAVGVVFMPLLAVSVLALAALPAPNAADEAERVARRPMMARERAAFLGAHWPVLLLLITAYVLLTAFRDLRDNFAAEIWRALGYGDAASVFTASEGPVAAVSLVAMGVLILVKNNGRALLFMHGVILAGFALLGVSTLAFQQGLLSPIAWMIAGGAGLYLAYTPFNAMLFDRMIAFSGTVATAGFLIYVADATGYMGSVALLLFKNFSSINLPWLPFFVSAAYATSLAGVVLVAGAAILFLRRRRA, encoded by the coding sequence ATGAAACGGATTCGATCGTGGCTGGCTCAGGCGAAGCCTGTCGTCTTCGTCCTGTTCGCGGGCCTGGCGGGTTTTTGCGCCTACTTTTCCATGTACGCCTTCCGCAAGCCCTTCACGGCCGCGACCTTCGACGTCGTGCCGGGCTGGGACTTCGCCCTGGATTACAAGATCGCGTTGGTGATCGCCCAAGTGGCCGGCTACGCCTTGTCCAAGCTGATCGGGGTCAAGGTCATCGCCGAGATGAAGGCCCAGCGCCGCGCCCTGGCCATTGTGCTCCTGATCGGCGCCTCCTGGATCGCCCTGGTTCTGTTCGCGGTCATGCCAGCGCCGTGGAATGTCGCCGCCCTATTCCTGAACGGTCTGCCGCTGGGCTTGATCTGGGGCCTGGTGTTCGGCTTCATGGAGGGACGACGAACCAGCGAGGTTCTGGGCGCCATACTGTGCGCCAGCTTCATCCTGTCCTCAGGCGTGGTGAAGTCGGTCGGCAAGGTCTTGATTGAACATAATCACATCAGCGCCTTCTGGATGCCCGCGGCGGTCGGCGTCGTCTTCATGCCTCTGCTGGCCGTCTCTGTTCTGGCTCTGGCCGCCCTGCCTGCGCCCAACGCCGCCGACGAGGCGGAACGGGTGGCGCGCCGTCCGATGATGGCTAGGGAACGCGCCGCCTTTCTCGGCGCCCATTGGCCTGTGCTGCTTCTGTTGATCACGGCCTATGTGCTGCTGACGGCCTTCCGCGACCTGCGCGACAATTTCGCCGCTGAGATCTGGCGAGCCCTGGGCTATGGTGACGCCGCCTCGGTCTTCACCGCCAGCGAAGGTCCGGTGGCGGCTGTGTCGCTGGTCGCGATGGGCGTGCTGATCCTTGTGAAGAACAACGGTCGCGCCCTGCTGTTCATGCACGGCGTCATCCTGGCGGGCTTTGCGCTTCTGGGTGTCTCGACCCTGGCGTTTCAGCAGGGACTGCTTTCGCCCATCGCCTGGATGATCGCGGGCGGCGCCGGGTTGTACCTGGCCTATACGCCGTTCAACGCCATGCTTTTCGACCGTATGATCGCCTTTTCCGGAACGGTGGCGACCGCGGGTTTCCTGATCTACGTCGCTGACGCCACAGGCTATATGGGCAGCGTCGCCCTGCTGCTGTTCAAGAATTTCAGCTCCATCAACCTGCCGTGGCTGCCGTTCTTCGTATCAGCCGCTTATGCGACAAGTCTCGCGGGCGTGGTCCTGGTCGCAGGCGCGGCCATCCTGTTCCTGCGCAGACGCAGGGCCTGA
- a CDS encoding DeoR/GlpR family DNA-binding transcription regulator: MNQAIRLDGIITLLQAQGSCGIAELAETFGVSEETVRRDIRRLERDGAVRKVHGGVRLPDRRAEAPWRQRLNIQADAKRRIAARAACLIEPGMTVLFDSSTTAFWLAQEVVGVRDLIVVTNSLEIAGEFCAGSDARVFLSGGAVDATYRAVFDADAIAFVRRFVPDLAIFSFVAVDAARGFLDHEPAEADYARAVLPIARRRVCVTDATKFQAAGRVQAAGWDQIDLFVTDQAPPADVARAAADSQTEIWIA; this comes from the coding sequence ATGAACCAAGCCATTCGTCTCGACGGCATCATCACACTGTTGCAGGCGCAGGGGTCTTGCGGGATCGCGGAGCTAGCCGAGACTTTCGGGGTTTCCGAAGAAACCGTTAGGCGCGACATCCGTCGGCTCGAACGCGACGGTGCGGTCCGCAAGGTCCACGGCGGCGTTCGCCTGCCCGACCGACGCGCCGAGGCGCCCTGGCGACAAAGACTGAACATACAGGCCGACGCCAAGCGCCGGATCGCCGCTCGGGCGGCGTGCCTGATCGAACCCGGCATGACCGTGCTGTTCGACAGCTCCACAACCGCCTTCTGGCTGGCGCAGGAAGTCGTGGGCGTGCGCGACTTGATCGTCGTGACCAACAGTCTGGAAATCGCGGGCGAGTTCTGCGCGGGATCCGACGCAAGGGTTTTCCTGTCGGGCGGGGCGGTCGACGCCACCTATCGAGCGGTCTTCGATGCGGACGCCATCGCCTTTGTGCGTCGGTTCGTGCCCGACCTCGCGATCTTCTCCTTCGTCGCGGTCGATGCGGCGCGCGGCTTTCTGGATCACGAACCGGCGGAGGCCGACTACGCGCGGGCCGTTCTGCCGATCGCCCGTCGGCGGGTCTGCGTGACGGATGCGACGAAGTTTCAGGCGGCGGGACGGGTACAGGCGGCGGGCTGGGACCAGATCGACCTGTTCGTCACCGATCAGGCGCCTCCGGCCGACGTGGCGCGCGCCGCCGCCGACAGCCAGACCGAAATCTGGATCGCCTGA
- a CDS encoding TonB-dependent receptor plug domain-containing protein codes for MRHSISRVRMGALLGGVALAVLPAQALAQSAVPERATEAATEVEAIIVTGARNATRRAETEQHRADIVSEVVSADELLTIPSTSVAAALKRLPGVSTVNDRGTGDARYVTIRGLDGALNVYTLNGVRLATSNRGDRAVALDLLPPDGLDTVRVVKSVTPDLDGDAVGGTIDFRLPSPFDFNERLASLSVRASRENIADKTATDLTGAFSTFLNANETLGLYGVVFHTKRTITGERNENISYNTSWRPDGALPNSEVVLPESTPLRLISHGLDRFVNDIDRTGGNFTLEYRPNTNDAFHLRGLYAQWKNAQLHDYIDIRTSLGNAGAIDGFSSLMGAEVKQEDNRLGVLDLGGRNVRGAFALDYDIAYTYGRTETPNQWYMEFVTGDSLPIFGTPIRYTIGAHST; via the coding sequence ATGAGACATTCGATCAGCCGCGTCCGCATGGGCGCGCTCTTGGGCGGCGTCGCGCTCGCTGTCCTGCCGGCTCAGGCTTTGGCGCAATCCGCCGTGCCCGAACGGGCGACGGAAGCGGCCACGGAGGTCGAGGCCATCATCGTGACGGGCGCGCGCAACGCCACCCGCCGCGCCGAGACCGAGCAACACCGCGCCGACATCGTCTCGGAAGTCGTGTCCGCCGACGAGCTGTTGACCATTCCGTCCACCAGCGTCGCCGCCGCCCTGAAGCGCCTTCCGGGCGTCAGCACGGTGAATGATCGCGGCACGGGCGACGCCCGCTATGTGACCATCCGCGGCCTGGACGGCGCGCTCAACGTCTACACGCTGAACGGCGTCCGCCTGGCGACCTCGAACCGCGGCGATCGCGCCGTGGCGCTGGACCTGTTGCCGCCGGACGGACTGGATACGGTTCGCGTGGTCAAGAGCGTGACGCCCGACCTGGACGGCGATGCGGTGGGCGGCACGATCGACTTCCGCCTGCCCAGCCCGTTCGACTTCAACGAACGGCTCGCCAGCCTGTCCGTCCGCGCCAGCCGCGAGAACATCGCCGACAAGACCGCCACCGATCTGACCGGCGCCTTTTCCACCTTCCTGAACGCGAATGAGACCCTGGGTCTTTACGGCGTGGTCTTCCACACGAAGCGGACCATCACGGGCGAGCGTAACGAGAACATCAGCTACAACACCAGCTGGCGTCCCGACGGCGCCCTGCCGAACAGCGAGGTGGTGCTGCCTGAATCCACCCCGCTTCGTCTGATTTCCCACGGCCTGGATCGGTTCGTGAACGACATCGACCGCACGGGCGGTAATTTCACCCTCGAATACCGCCCGAACACCAACGACGCCTTCCATCTGCGCGGCCTGTACGCCCAGTGGAAGAACGCCCAATTGCACGACTACATCGACATCAGGACCAGCCTGGGCAACGCCGGCGCCATCGACGGATTCTCGTCGTTGATGGGCGCCGAGGTCAAGCAGGAGGACAACCGCCTGGGCGTGCTGGATCTGGGCGGTCGCAACGTGCGGGGAGCCTTCGCCCTAGACTACGACATCGCCTACACCTACGGCCGTACCGAGACGCCGAACCAATGGTATATGGAGTTCGTCACGGGCGACAGTCTGCCGATCTTCGGCACGCCGATCCGTTACACGATCGGCGCGCACAGCACCTGA
- a CDS encoding phospholipase domain-containing protein, with the protein MVYGVRHGRQSADLRHADPLHDRRAQHLKATWSLQENAGRYDLWILGPVDFHASFVGVASA; encoded by the coding sequence ATGGTATATGGAGTTCGTCACGGGCGACAGTCTGCCGATCTTCGGCACGCCGATCCGTTACACGATCGGCGCGCACAGCACCTGAAAGCGACGTGGTCTCTTCAGGAGAACGCGGGCCGCTATGACCTCTGGATTCTGGGTCCTGTCGACTTCCACGCCAGCTTCGTCGGCGTCGCCTCTGCCTAG